The Flammeovirga pectinis genomic interval CAACTCTTCGTTATCATCTTTAGCTTCAATAACTACCTCAACGGCTTCTTCTCCTACCTTTTGAGCAACTTTATTAATGCCCTTAGCAAACAAACTACTTGTATAAGAAGAGTCAGATGGATTATCGTGTCTATCTTTAATTGTTTGTTCTAACGATTCGAGAAATTTTAGTGACATATCGTATTTTTTAGAAATTTGTTACTTACTGATTGATAAAGGTACAATTTTATCAATCAGTAAGTAATTAATTTCACAGATTAATTATGAAATTGATCCTCTAACCATAGAAGTATATGCTCTTAGAGCAACTTTAAACTTTTCTCCAGCTTCAACTTTTTCTTTTATCCAAACAGCAGCAAACGCATGTGTTAGTTGTTCACCTTCGTCATCGCCTCCAATTTCAATTGTAGGAGTTTGCTCTTCAGATAATGCTTCTTCTGCAGCTTGTAATTCTTGTAGAGAGTAATTTTCTACGAGTTTTTTTATAATAGGTATTTTCATTATTTCAATTTTTCTATTAATTCAACAACTGCGTCTTCTTTAGACATAGGCCCACCTTCTACTAGTTTGCCATCTTTAAAAATAGCAAAGAAGGGTAAATTGTTTACACCTGCTAAAGCTCTTGCATTTGGGCTTTCTTCTGCATCAATATCTAAAAAAGCGATTCCTTCAAAACGCTCATCGTTAGCCAATCGCTTGTATTTGGGTTTGAACAAACGACAACTTCCACACCATCCCGCAAAATATTTTACAACAACTTTATCGTTTGTTTTTAATAGTTTTTCGAAGTTGATATCATTTGCATCAATTACTGCCATGTGTTTTTAATTTTGAGTGTGTAAAATAAAATTTAAGTCTAATCTACTCCTAAGAAAGTAACCTGATTGTATGAATAACAAAAGGTTTGAAATCTTTATCAGAATTTATAGAAAATACCATTAATAACCCTCTAAAAATAGGGATTTTTCACTTTTGTAAAGATACATTGTGTAACTACACTTGACAAACTACTTTTTATCTTTTTGGTTTCAATCTATTTTGCAACCTTTGTAGAAGAAAAGTAATTATTGAAACAAAAGAGGGCTTCCCTCAAGAATAAAAATAAGATGGCACTAAAAACTCGTGTATTCGTATCTGATGTTGATAATTTAGGAGATGGAAGATATTGTGCAGGAATGGGCGTAGAAATGATTGGCTTCCCAATAGAAGCGTCTCATAAACGTTATGTTTCTCCTGATAAGTTTAAGGAAATAGCTGGATGGTTAGCGGGAATTAAATTTGTTGGAGAGGTATATGAATCTGCTGAAATTAATTTTGATGATTACGAAGCTATCGACGTAGTAGTTACAGATAATGCAGCATTAATCAACGATTTATCAAAAAGTACTAAACCACTTATTTATAAAATTGCAGTTTCTGATTTTGATGAAGCAGAGCAGCAGATGTCTCTTTTAGATCATCAGGTAGATTATTTCTTGTTAGAGTTTTCAGAAGAATTATCGGAAGAGTCAATGAAGAAGATTCATGCTTTGACGGAAGAATATAAAGTATTTATTGCAGGAGGTTTTAATGAAGACTCAGTAAATACATTATTAGAAACAGCAAAACCAGAAGGGATTGCCTTAAAAGGTGGTTCTGAAGTAGCTGTTGGCATAAATACATTTGATGGATTAGTAGAAGTGATCGAAGCCATTGAGGATTGGTCATAATTATTAATTATCATATTTAGAAAAAACATCGATTTTTATTTAAAGTCGATGTTTTTTCTTTTTCATAGCGTAAATTTCAGTATGTATTTAGAAGCATGGAATAGATTAAAGGATCGTTTTGAGATAGAAGAAACGTATAAACCCCAAACGTTTGGAGATGCCGCAGATAAGTTATCTGAGTATTTTGAACATTTGCTGCGTAACGATACATCTAAATTAATGAACGGGTTATACCGCATTGATATAAAAGAAGATTTAGTAAAAGAAGCTTTTGCAGAAGGAAACATGGCTGATATTGCAGATGCTTTGGCTCGTTTAGCGCTCCGAAGAGAATGGGAAAAACAAAAAATGAGAGAACGTTGGTCTAAAATGGGAGGTAGCGATTTATGAATTGGAAAATAACCATTAAGGATTACGCAATGTACCTTAGGCTAGAAAGAGGTATGTCTAAGAATACAATAGAAGCCTATATTCGAGATGTAAATAAATTGCTAGAATACCTTGAGCTTTTAGAAAGCGATATTCTACCAGAAACACTCTCACAAGATGAGGTGCTGTTATTTATTAAATATTTAGACCAAGAGTTTCATTTATCTACAAGGTCTCAAGCAAGAATTCTATCTGGTATAAAATCTTTCTATCAATTTTTAAATGAAAGTGATCAGACAGAGAACAATCCTGTTGAGTTATTAGAATCTCCTCGATTGCCTCAAAAATTACCAGATACCTTGGAGATTGAAGAAATAGATCAGTTAATTGATGCTATTGATTTAACAACCTATGAGGGGCGCAGAAACCAAGCAATTTTGGAAGTACTCTATGGTTGTGGTCTACGTGTATCAGAATTAATACATCTAACCTTAGACGGTTTATTCTTTGAAGAAGGATTTATAAAAGTAGTAGGGAAAGGAAATAAAGAAAGGTTTGTACCAATTGGTGAAGAGGGTATGAAACAAGTAAGTTGTTACCTAGAACACGACAGAGGAACAAGAACTATAAAAAAAGGTTCTGAGAATATTTTATTCTTAAACAGGAGAGGAGCACTACTCACAAGGGTAATGATTTTTACAATTATAAAGCGTTTAGCTGCACAAATTGGTTTAAAGAAAAATGTTAGCCCACATACGTTTAGACATTCTTTTGCTTCTCATATGGTAGAAGGTGGTGCAGATTTAAGAGCTGTACAAGAAATGTTAGGGCATGAATCTATCACAACTACAGAAATTTATACCCATTTAAATAAAGAGTATTTACAACAGGTAGTTACGGAGTTTCATCCAAGAGCACAATAAAAAAAGGCTCTTACATTCTTAAATGCAAGAGCCTAATTAAAATATTTTAAGTTAAGTAGTTTTTAGTAAGCGATAAGGTTGAAAGTAAGTTCAACATCATCAGCATATTCCTCACCACTTTCTAGCATATCTACGTCGTTTTCTTCGTAGTACCAGTTAACAGTAACTTTACCTTCTTTATCATTTTGATATTCTTCTAATAAAGTAAGAATCTCTAAAAATCTTCTAGAAGATGACGTATTGAAATACGACATTTTAAAGTTCATTGTTACTTCTCTACCGTCTTGTTCTAAGAAATCTTCTAGCCAGCTAAAGATAGGGCCAAAAAACTCAGTAGTATATTCGTGGTATGATTCTCCTTCTAATTCTAAAACACCTGTTTCAGCATTGAAGTCTATTCTTGGTATATAGGTAGATCCGTCAATATGGAAGTTTTCCATGCTTTAATACGTTTATAGTTCTTTGTTAACTCTAACTGATAATATAAAAAATGATCTAGTCTCGTCGTAATCTTTGATATTTATTTCGATCGGATTACCAGACTTTCTAACCATATCAATAAAACCGAGGTTTGCTCCGGGTTTACCTTCACGCTGAGGCATTTTTCTTTGCTCTCTATAAAAAGCTTTTAATTTATCAGCGTCTAATCCGTTGATATAATTTGCTCTCTCGATCAATGGAGGAACTTCGTGTTTATCTATACAGTTTCCAGAAGTAATCACATAATGTTGATCATCTTCTGCAACAGCTACAATTCCCACGCCAATATCTCTTCCATCTTTCTCAGAGTATTGTTTTTCTGCAGAATAATGGTGAATATTTTGTGCCATCTCAATGACAATTGCAAATAGTCGTTTTGCTATAACCCTACTTTCGGGAGTGTTACGTAAACTTTTACCAATTAATGCCAGAACATCTTGAGAAAAGATGCCTTGAAAAGCCAAAGAAATTTTCTTGGCAGACAATTGCTGCTTGAAAGTTTTTACGCTAAAATGCTCCATGTACGCCATAATTCTACAGGCCGATTGCGTTTATTCGTTAAAAAAATCTCTAATCTATCAATGCTTAATGTGTTAACATATTAACATTAATATTGTTTAAATAGAAAATGTTATTTCAATTATACTATTTTTTTTGTAAAAAATTAAGAATCAAATAGATTATTAAGGAATATACAAGTTATTTGCAGTGAAATAAGTATTGTAATCTTTTAAAAATGCTTGATTCTACTTATTAAAGTATTCAAATTTTTACATCTTATAATCATAACGGTTAAAAATGATTATCAGTATATAAATGTTCTTTTTATTTTTGTAAATAATTAGAGAGCCTTAATTTTAATAATGATGAAAAAAAATATAATATATCCATTCTTGATATTCCTTTGTTATTCAATGTTATCAATAAATACATTTGCACAGTCTAAAATAGTATTTGATAAGACTGTTCATGACTTTGGAGATATTAATGAAATAGACGGAGAAGCTGATGTGATTTTTGATTTCTCTAACCCTGGGAACAAGCCATTAATTCTTACAAGTGTAAAAGCAAGTTGTGGGTGTACTACACCAAACTGGTCTACAGATCCTGTAGCAGTTAAAGAGAAAGGTTTTATTCAGGTTAGTTATAGTACTAAAAATAGACCAGGCCCTTTTACTAAAACAATTTCTGTAAGAACAAATGGTACGCCTCAGGTTTTGTTGCTTACAATTAAAGGTAATGTTATACCAAGACCAAAAGGCCCAAAAGATTGGTACCCTATGGAAATTGGCAACTTAAGGTTTAAAACTACGCATGTTGTATTTGGTAATATTCTAAATACTGAAAAAGATACTTTATCAACAATAATTTACAACCAAAGTGAACTTCCTGTAAAACTAAAGTTTGATGAAGTTAAAGTACCTGAGTACATAAAAGTTTGGGGTTCTGCAGATAAGGTTTCGCCAAGAGATACGGTAACGTTATATATTAGTTATGACGCTGCAATGAAGAAAGATTACGGTTATTTATTTGAGTTTTTTCAGTTGCCTACCAATGATATGAGCACACCGAGAAAGAGAATAAACATTAGTAGCCATATTAAAGAAGATTTTTCTAAAGTTGAAGATAGTGGTACGCAACCAATAGTTGTTTTTGATAAGGATGTGATTGATTTTGGTGTAATGAAAGCACTTGATAAAGTGAAAGGTTCTTTTACAATTACAAATAATGGTACTGCAGAGCTTGTTATACGTAAAGTGAAAGCATCTTGTGGTTGTACTGCTACAAAACCACAAAAAACACAATTGGCACCAGGAGAAAGCACTAAATTAGATGTTACTTTTAGTGCTGGTAATTACAATAGAGAGGTAACTAAAACAATTTCTATTGTAACGAACGACCCTAAGAATGCTGAAAAAACATTGTCTATTAAGGCAAATGTGAAATCAAACGAAGAAAATTAATCGCCGAAATGACGAATAAAATAAAGGTTCTTATTGGAGTTAATCTATTGCTTGCATTGGCAATAGGTTTCTCTTTTTTTACTTTCTCTACTAGTACAAAAACAGACGGAGAAGCATTTTTTAATCTAGAGGATCTATCACAGTTATCAAAATTTGTAATTGACGGACACGAAATTGTAAAAGAAGATGACGGCAGATGGATAATGGATGGGACGATTGATATAGCACCTCGGAAAATGGGTATGTTGTTTCAAGCGCTTCAGAAAGTTCAGACCATAGAAGAAAAAGAAGGAATGCCGTCAGCAGGGAAAGAGATTGTGATTTACATTGCTGGAGCTCCAATATTTACAGGAACAATTGCTTCGGAAAGTGATGCCGTTTCTTATGGAAAAAAACAAGGACAAGTATATTCTATAGAAATACCGGGTCAGTTTGTGGCCATCGAAGAGATTTTTACTCCATCTTCATCAGAGTGGAGGGATAAGACACTTTTTAGAACTTCTTGGAGAACACTAAAAAAGTGGTCGGTTGTATATAACAATAATCCAGAGAACAATATTGAGATCACTTTTAAAGATCCTTTTTATGATGTAAAAGGAATTACAGAATTAGATTCTGCAGCAGTGTATCAGTATGTTACATCTTTACCAAGAATACAGGCATTGTATATAGAAAATAGAGCTTCTTTTGTTGAAGATACAGTTTCAAAATTTCGTCCTTTTTGTCAAGTTAAGATGGAAGATTTAGTAACTGCGTACAATACAGAAGTAAATATTTATCCATTTGATAATAAGGTGTTTGCTTATCTTCCTAAAACAAAAGAAGTTACAGAAATTGATCCTAAGAATGTACAGAACTTGTTAGTTTCTTGGCATTTCTTCGATGCAAATGATCCGCGTAAAAAAGCACAAAAATAATGATTGGGTTCTTTGATTCAGGAGTTGGGGGATTATCAGTTTGGAGAGCTTTCCAGAAAGAAGCACCAACTATCCCTTTATTGTATTTTGCAGATCAGGAGTTTTGCCCTTATGGCGAAAAGTCTCATGATGAACTGATAGAAAGAGCAGATAAAATTGCTGAGTTTTTGATAAGCAAAGGTGCTAAAATAATTGTAGTAGCATGTAATACTGCTACGGCAGCGGCTATTGAATTTCTAAGAAATAAATATCCTATCCCTTTTGTAGGAATGGAACCTGCAATTAAAACGGCAGCATTGGCTTCTACTTCTAAAGCTGTGGGAGTTTTAGCTACAGAAGGTACATTTTCTGGTCGCCTTTTTAACGAGACCAAAGAGAAGTATGCAAAGGGTGTAAACGTTATTATTCAAGCCGGTAAAGGCATGGTAGACCTTGTGGAAAATCAGCTTATTGGAACGTCTGCTGCCCATAAAGTGTTAAAAAACTTATTGGTTGAAATGATTGCTCAGGATGTAGATCATATAGTTTTAGGATGTACACATTATCCTTTCTTAAAAAATGATATACAGGAAATTGTTGGCACTGAGGTGACTTTAATTGATCCCGCTCCAGCTGTTGTGAGGCAAATCAAAAGAATAATTGATAAAGAAAATCTTGTTTTTGATAACAATGAGAAGTATCAATTTTATACGACTAATAACAATGTGTCAGTATTTCAACAACAAGTAATACAGCTTGTTCCTATCACAAAAAATAATACTTTTAATACTTGTAGGCTTTAATCTGACCTTCATCACCGATTCTTCATTATTAACGATTTATATTTCCTTATTCTCTTATTAAATACGAATTTCGATATTCAGTAATTTGCCTATAAATTTATTGACCTATTAACCATAAATATGAAAAGTTTACGCATTTATCTAACCGTTTTAGCTTTCGCTTTTACTACTTCCGTTTTTGCACAATCACCAAAAGAAAAAGGCCTAGAAGCAATTGATGAGGGTGTTATTAGTGCCGCAATTACTTACTTATCTTCTGATTGGATGGAAGGTAGAGAGGCAGGCCACCCAGGTGCATACAGAGCCGCAGAATATATTGCTAGTATGTTTGAGTTTATGGGTTTAGAACCTGCAGGAGATAGTATAAATGGTAAACCAACCTATTTTCAACATTTTGATGTTCTTGAATATAAAGCCGCAGATAAGCAATTTTTATCAGTTACTTCTAAAGGACAAGAATTTACTTTTGCTAACCATACAGACTTTGAAGTAAAGGCATCGCCTAGTTCTGTAAAAGGAAAAGGAGAATTAATATTTGTTGGTTATGGCTTATCAATTGATTCTTTAAATTATAACGACTTTGCTAAAAAGAAAGTAGAAGGCAAAGTTTGGGTTCGTTTAAAAGGAAAGCCATCTAAAGGACAAATAGGTGCTTCTTTAAAAGATGTACCAGCTAAACAATTACACAAAGAAAAAGAGAGATTAGCAGAACAATACGGAGCTTTGGCAATAATAGAAATTGATCCTGAAGCAAGTCTGCCAACTACATCAAGTAATTTTCCATTTAGAGATAACAGAAAATATTATGAAGGTGATCAACCTCTGTCTTCTTTTTACGAAACACGTTTGTATAGCCCTGTAAGTGAAGTAAGCAAAATATCTCCTGTTTTTATGGGAGGAGAGTATTTAATGTCTTCTTTAATAACGCCTGGAGAAGTTGCTAATTATACAGAAAATTTGGCAAATGGAAAATCTGTAGTGGTTAAATTAGAAGCATCTAAAGCCGCTTTTGACGCAAGAAGTTTAGCAAAAAGAGTGAGAGTAAGAAATGTACTTGCTAAGGTCTCTGGAGAAGAGCCAGATAGTTTAGTTTTGATTGGTGCACATTATGACCATTTAGGAAAGAGAGATGGCTATGTGTGGAACGGAGCAGATGATAACGCATCTGGCGTAGCAGCAATTTTAGGTATTGCAAAAGCTGTTAAGGCAACTGGAGTTAAACCAAAGAAAACTATGTTATTTGCTTCTTGGACTGCTGAAGAAAAAGGATTACACGGTTCTAAACATTTCATCAGAAAATTTGAAGATACCTCTCATATTTCTATGTACTTAAATTTTGATATGATAGGCAGAAGAGGGGATTGGCACAGTAAAGACAACCAAGTTAGTTTTATTTATAATGCTGAAAATCCATCAACGTGGGAGCTAAATCAAAATAATATTGAGCAGTATAATATTGACTTAGAAATGTTTGATGGTAAAACAAAACAAGGTGAAGCAGGAGGTTCTGATAATGTAAACTTTGATAACGCTTACGTTCCTTATTTCTGGTATCACACCGGAGGTCATGAAGATTACCACCAAGTGTCTGATCATGCAGATAAAATTATGATGGATAAGGCAGCCGAAATTACAAAGTTGAGTTATCTTAATATTTGGGATTTAGCAAACGAGGAATAAGCCATTAAAGGATTTTATTTTTGTGATTTAAATCAAAAAGAGAGATGCATTTTTTTAATTTGCATCTCTCTTTTTTATATACTGATGAAAGCAGATTATAACCACTCTTCTAATGTTTTTCTCATTTTCTCTACTTGCCCTTTTGTGAACATTACCCTTTCTAATTTTTTAGTGTAGTTCATGTAATTTTGAGCATTAATTACTTTCCCATTTACCTTTACCCCTAAGTTATCACAGCTAATATGTGTCCAAGGAGTATCATCAATACCATCGTCATGAAGCGCAATAAAATATTTATCTTCTTGTGCCGTTCTTTTGACTTGATTAAGTATAACCTTATTGTCCCTTTCATTAAAAGGCATTGACGTCATACCAAATATGTGCTTTAAACCTAACCAATGGCCTATCTCGTGTGTAATTACCTCAATACTTAATCGGTCGGTGTTAAAACTTTTATAATCAATAAAAATACCGCTTAATAAAGAAGAACGGTCAAACGTTTCTCCTTTTAAATAGATATGATCATAAGGAGGAGGAAGTGTTATCTTATTCTCGTCTCTTTGGTCATTATCAGTAACAACTAAACCACTAGTAAGGTGCGGAAGATCCGTAATTATAACATTCAAAAATTTACGTCCGTCTGTAACTATTTTATGGCTCTGAAATTCTTTAACCGTTCTAATTAAATCATTAGAAATACTTCTTTCGCTAACTCTAGGGTATTTTGTTTTTATAGAAACAAACCCTTTTTGCTGATTTTCTTCCTCGGTAGCTAGGTAGAATTCAATGTTTGGATTTGCAGAAATAGCTACAAATTGATCTTCAATAGTAAATCTATTGGTATTCTGAAATTGAAAATTAATATTGATGTGTTGAACAATACTTTCTAACTCTTTTTTAGAAGGTAATTTATTATTATTAAATGCGACGTAATGAAAAACAACAGGAACTCTATAAGTGAGCCCTACTGGGTTATTAGTTTTCGCATTTAATTTTTCAGTCTTAGAGATATCGAATTCTTCCTCTTTTTGACAGCCAAATAATGTTGA includes:
- a CDS encoding DUF6952 family protein, yielding MKIPIIKKLVENYSLQELQAAEEALSEEQTPTIEIGGDDEGEQLTHAFAAVWIKEKVEAGEKFKVALRAYTSMVRGSIS
- a CDS encoding thioredoxin family protein; the encoded protein is MAVIDANDINFEKLLKTNDKVVVKYFAGWCGSCRLFKPKYKRLANDERFEGIAFLDIDAEESPNARALAGVNNLPFFAIFKDGKLVEGGPMSKEDAVVELIEKLK
- the xerD gene encoding site-specific tyrosine recombinase XerD yields the protein MNWKITIKDYAMYLRLERGMSKNTIEAYIRDVNKLLEYLELLESDILPETLSQDEVLLFIKYLDQEFHLSTRSQARILSGIKSFYQFLNESDQTENNPVELLESPRLPQKLPDTLEIEEIDQLIDAIDLTTYEGRRNQAILEVLYGCGLRVSELIHLTLDGLFFEEGFIKVVGKGNKERFVPIGEEGMKQVSCYLEHDRGTRTIKKGSENILFLNRRGALLTRVMIFTIIKRLAAQIGLKKNVSPHTFRHSFASHMVEGGADLRAVQEMLGHESITTTEIYTHLNKEYLQQVVTEFHPRAQ
- a CDS encoding DUF1987 domain-containing protein, which gives rise to MENFHIDGSTYIPRIDFNAETGVLELEGESYHEYTTEFFGPIFSWLEDFLEQDGREVTMNFKMSYFNTSSSRRFLEILTLLEEYQNDKEGKVTVNWYYEENDVDMLESGEEYADDVELTFNLIAY
- a CDS encoding M20/M25/M40 family metallo-hydrolase; protein product: MKSLRIYLTVLAFAFTTSVFAQSPKEKGLEAIDEGVISAAITYLSSDWMEGREAGHPGAYRAAEYIASMFEFMGLEPAGDSINGKPTYFQHFDVLEYKAADKQFLSVTSKGQEFTFANHTDFEVKASPSSVKGKGELIFVGYGLSIDSLNYNDFAKKKVEGKVWVRLKGKPSKGQIGASLKDVPAKQLHKEKERLAEQYGALAIIEIDPEASLPTTSSNFPFRDNRKYYEGDQPLSSFYETRLYSPVSEVSKISPVFMGGEYLMSSLITPGEVANYTENLANGKSVVVKLEASKAAFDARSLAKRVRVRNVLAKVSGEEPDSLVLIGAHYDHLGKRDGYVWNGADDNASGVAAILGIAKAVKATGVKPKKTMLFASWTAEEKGLHGSKHFIRKFEDTSHISMYLNFDMIGRRGDWHSKDNQVSFIYNAENPSTWELNQNNIEQYNIDLEMFDGKTKQGEAGGSDNVNFDNAYVPYFWYHTGGHEDYHQVSDHADKIMMDKAAEITKLSYLNIWDLANEE
- the murI gene encoding glutamate racemase; the encoded protein is MIGFFDSGVGGLSVWRAFQKEAPTIPLLYFADQEFCPYGEKSHDELIERADKIAEFLISKGAKIIVVACNTATAAAIEFLRNKYPIPFVGMEPAIKTAALASTSKAVGVLATEGTFSGRLFNETKEKYAKGVNVIIQAGKGMVDLVENQLIGTSAAHKVLKNLLVEMIAQDVDHIVLGCTHYPFLKNDIQEIVGTEVTLIDPAPAVVRQIKRIIDKENLVFDNNEKYQFYTTNNNVSVFQQQVIQLVPITKNNTFNTCRL
- a CDS encoding beta/alpha barrel domain-containing protein; this translates as MALKTRVFVSDVDNLGDGRYCAGMGVEMIGFPIEASHKRYVSPDKFKEIAGWLAGIKFVGEVYESAEINFDDYEAIDVVVTDNAALINDLSKSTKPLIYKIAVSDFDEAEQQMSLLDHQVDYFLLEFSEELSEESMKKIHALTEEYKVFIAGGFNEDSVNTLLETAKPEGIALKGGSEVAVGINTFDGLVEVIEAIEDWS
- a CDS encoding SiaB family protein kinase, with amino-acid sequence MEHFSVKTFKQQLSAKKISLAFQGIFSQDVLALIGKSLRNTPESRVIAKRLFAIVIEMAQNIHHYSAEKQYSEKDGRDIGVGIVAVAEDDQHYVITSGNCIDKHEVPPLIERANYINGLDADKLKAFYREQRKMPQREGKPGANLGFIDMVRKSGNPIEINIKDYDETRSFFILSVRVNKEL
- a CDS encoding DUF1573 domain-containing protein, translating into MLSINTFAQSKIVFDKTVHDFGDINEIDGEADVIFDFSNPGNKPLILTSVKASCGCTTPNWSTDPVAVKEKGFIQVSYSTKNRPGPFTKTISVRTNGTPQVLLLTIKGNVIPRPKGPKDWYPMEIGNLRFKTTHVVFGNILNTEKDTLSTIIYNQSELPVKLKFDEVKVPEYIKVWGSADKVSPRDTVTLYISYDAAMKKDYGYLFEFFQLPTNDMSTPRKRINISSHIKEDFSKVEDSGTQPIVVFDKDVIDFGVMKALDKVKGSFTITNNGTAELVIRKVKASCGCTATKPQKTQLAPGESTKLDVTFSAGNYNREVTKTISIVTNDPKNAEKTLSIKANVKSNEEN
- a CDS encoding M43 family zinc metalloprotease, with the translated sequence MKKIYFVLLLISTLFGCQKEEEFDISKTEKLNAKTNNPVGLTYRVPVVFHYVAFNNNKLPSKKELESIVQHININFQFQNTNRFTIEDQFVAISANPNIEFYLATEEENQQKGFVSIKTKYPRVSERSISNDLIRTVKEFQSHKIVTDGRKFLNVIITDLPHLTSGLVVTDNDQRDENKITLPPPYDHIYLKGETFDRSSLLSGIFIDYKSFNTDRLSIEVITHEIGHWLGLKHIFGMTSMPFNERDNKVILNQVKRTAQEDKYFIALHDDGIDDTPWTHISCDNLGVKVNGKVINAQNYMNYTKKLERVMFTKGQVEKMRKTLEEWL